One window from the genome of Asterias amurensis chromosome 12, ASM3211899v1 encodes:
- the LOC139945294 gene encoding interleukin-1 receptor accessory protein-like 1-B — protein METAFKRPSTYTVLVTLFVTTFVVHYVAGSPLHVHVHECLENQTEDGVLRFEETSNIEFALEKQFKELSCYAENFCTIKWMKDGKPIDKDLEQSLLVRGQVLRFESVEEKDGGVYTCIASRDSESIQQDITFEVIKDCNENRPAINIQHRGCINTTADVGNNVTFHCEYFVGKHTVQIISGSWFKHNKSAGLEFSSDASDNWFVLPSLPEGLDKHGTVFTTSASFSRMKGQDESSCECSCTPVFVVELNIWNVSDFAYGTYALWINNDGRGSLNTITLFKAVTAPSVKVPVEDVMRIFVIPGACVVMILVVTALMWHRFATDIKLMYRDHVTITSEDAMKSYDVYLSYDWNSDVDSVFARKLVCYMQEKGYKVFWEINCLPGGDTDDDIVRALERSRRSVIIFSPDYLASRRNFDVIFSMDQAKHYKKEIIPIIYRDISNVTEETQSNLVKHVLSSRCLRFDQITTHPPNAVKKIVQKVLGDPRSEQSLHKELLLRLPRPNPTSQALSTSSEENFTTAEIRPYVSSRMSMTRYTEEQRQVYDQLHIESLTVLETGQNAQRLYPSISRYVNLEVNI, from the exons ATGGAgactgcttttaaaagacccTCGACTTACACGGTTCTTGTCACTCTCTTTGTCACTACGTTTGTCGTTCATTATGTCGCAGGATCtccactacatgtacatgttcatgaaTGTCTGGAAAATCAAACTGAAG atGGCGTTCTGCGATTTGAAGAGACATCAAATATTGAATTTGCCCTggaaaaacaattcaaagagCTTAGCTGCTATGCAGAAAACTTCTGTACCATAAAATGGATGAAGGACGGAAAGCCTATAGATAAGGATCTTGAACAGTCATTGCTAGTTCGGGGGCAGGTTTTGAGGTTTGAATCTGTCGAGGAGAAGGATGGAGGAGTTTATACTTGTATAGCTTCCAGGGACAGCGAGTCAATTCAACAGGACATTACCTTCGAGGTTATCAAAG ACTGTAACGAAAACCGTCCAGCGATCAACATTCAGCATCGAGGTTGTATCAATACCACCGCCGATGTTGGCAACAACGTTACGTTCCATTGTGAATACTTTGTTGGTAAACACACTGTCCAGATTATATCCGGGAGCTGGTTCAAGCATAACAAGTCCGCTGGCTTAGAATTCTCGTCAGACGCTTCGGATAACTGGTTCGTTCTTCCGAGTTTACCAGAAGGTCTTGATAAGCATGGGACAGTGTTTACAACGTCCGCCAGTTTTTCCCGAATGAAGGGTCAAGATGA GAGCAGTTGTGAATGTAGTTGCACACCCGTCTTTGTTGTGGAGCTGAATATATGGAACGTTTCCGACTTTGCCTATGGGACTTATGCACTATGGATCAACAACGATGGTCGGGGTAGTTTGAACACAATAACATTATTCAAAG CTGTTACAGCTCCGTCAGTTAAAGTGCCCGTTGAAGATGTGATGCGTATCTTTGTTATTCCTGGGGCATGTGTGGTGATGATTTTAGTAGTCACTGCTTTGATGTGGCATCGATTCGCAACGGACATCAAGTTGATGTACAGGGATCACGTGACTATTACCAGCGAAGACG CTATGAAAAGCTACGATGTCTACTTGTCTTACGATTGGAACAGTGATGTGGATAGTGTATTTGCCAGGAAACTCGTCTGCTACATGCAGGAAAAGGGTTACAAAGTATTCTGGGAAATTAACTGCCTTCCCGGCGGAG ATACGGATGATGACATTGTGAGAGCCTTGGAGCGCAGCAGGCGGTCCGTCATCATCTTCAGCCCAGATTATCTCGCCTCCCGACGCAATTTCGACGTCATCTTCTCCATGGACCAGGCCAAGCACTACAAGAAGGAAATCATCCCGATCATCTATCGAGACATCTCCAACGTTACGGAAGAAACTCAGAGTAATCTTGTGAAGCATGTCCTGTCATCCCGCTGTCTTCGCTTTGACCAGATCACGACACACCCCCCAAATGCCGTGAAGAAGATCGTCCAGAAGGTTTTGGGTGACCCTCGGTCGGAGCAGTCGCTTCATAAAGAGCTCCTGTTGAGGTTACCCCGTCCTAATCCAACTTCCCAAGCTCTTTCCACCTCTTCTGAAGAAAACTTCACCACAGCTGAGATCCGACCATACGTTTCGTCAAGAATGAGTATGACAAGATATACTGAAGAACAGAGACAAGTCTATGATCAACTCCATATTGAATCATTAACAGTCTTGGAAACAGGCCAAAACGCACAAAGGCTCTATCCAAGTATAAGTAGATATGTAAATCTTGAGGTCAATATATAG